One Dioscorea cayenensis subsp. rotundata cultivar TDr96_F1 chromosome 15, TDr96_F1_v2_PseudoChromosome.rev07_lg8_w22 25.fasta, whole genome shotgun sequence genomic region harbors:
- the LOC120277543 gene encoding uncharacterized protein LOC120277543 codes for MVAGFPRSLSLPGTLAGKPRSSEKSRHVRSTSLPSPSNPLISHLGDEIQALRASLSHPHSSTSISSTLSLLDHLLSSLHDLLLLPQSQDSIRRPRSASWTDHLLDDSLRLADAFGSFRSEIITLRDHQSAAQTAIRRRDEPRLASSLRSVKKTEKDLVRLASTIRETTRSAADLADAELAGVVRDAMLVVASASESVLLGVSSVSSASSAVRSLWRLASMPAAPAAKKKEMEDEEWRRRELERMERMEEWMAEMETKSEGVFKGLVNIRVSLLNMITPSL; via the coding sequence atgGTGGCCGGATTCCCTCGCTCTCTCTCCCTCCCCGGAACCCTCGCCGGAAAACCCCGCTCATCGGAGAAATCTCGCCATGTTCGCTCCACCAGCCTACCCTCCCCATCCAACCCTCTGATCTCTCATCTCGGTGACGAGATCCAAGCTCTCCGCGCCTCTCTCTCCCACCCCCACTCCTCCACCTCCATCTCCTCCACCCTCTCCCTCCTCGACCACCTCCTCTCCTCCCTCCAcgacctcctcctcctcccccaaTCCCAAGACTCCATCCGCCGCCCCAGATCCGCGTCATGGACCGATCACCTTCTCGACGACTCCCTCCGCCTCGCCGACGCCTTCGGCTCCTTCCGATCCGAGATCATCACCCTCAGAGACCACCAATCCGCCGCCCAGACCGCGATCCGGAGACGCGATGAGCCACGCCTCGCATCCAGCCTCCGATCCGTGAAGAAAACCGAGAAAGATCTAGTCCGTCTCGCATCAACCATCAGAGAAACCACCCGATCCGCGGCCGATCTCGCCGATGCGGAGCTCGCCGGGGTTGTTAGGGATGCGATGTTGGTAGTGGCCTCAGCATCGGAGTCGGTTCTATTGGGGGTGTCTTCAGTGTCGTCAGCTTCATCAGCGGTGAGGTCATTGTGGCGGTTAGCGTCTATGCCGGCGGCGCCGGCGgcgaagaagaaggagatggaggATGAGGAGTGGAGGAGAAGGGAGCTGGAGAGGATGGAGAGGATGGAGGAGTGGATGGCGGAGATGGAGACGAAGAGTGAAGGAGTGTTCAAGGGTTTGGTTAATATTAGAGTTTCACTGCTTAACATGATAACTCCttctttataa